GTCAGGCGCGCGTCCCGGTCGTCGCCGGCGTCGAGCCAGCGCTTGATGGCGGTGCCCACGCCATACCAGCCGGGCAGCATGACGCGAGACTGCGACCAGGACAGCACCCACGGAATAGCCCGCAAGTCATCCAGGCTTTCCGTCTGCTTGCGCGACGACGGCCGCGAGCCGATGTTGAGTGAGCCGATCTCGCGGACGGGGGTGGACTGCGTGAAGTACTGGATAAAGCCCGGGTCCTCGTGCGCCAATGCGCCGTAGTGTTCCTGGCTGGCCTGGGACAGCCACTCCATGACCTCGTAGGCCCGGGTCGGATCGTCCAGGTCATTGACGTCCAGGGCAGTAGATTCCAGCGTGGCGGCCACCAAGGCCTCCAGGTTGCGCCGGGCGGTCTCCTCGGTGCCGTACTTGGCGGAGATGATCTCCCCCTGCTCGGTGATGCGCACCGAGCCGGAGACGGCGCCCTTAGGCTGGGCCAGAATTGCGTCATAGGACGGCCCGCCGCCGCGGCCCACGGTTCCGCCGCGGCCGTGGAAGAGGCGCAGCCGGATGTTGCGGCGTGCGCAGGCGTCCACCAGTTGCAGCTCCCCGCGGTACAGCGCCCAGTTGGCGGCGAAGTAGCCGCCGTCCTTGTTGGAGTCCGAGTAGCCCAGCATCACTTCTTGGGTGTCGCCGCGTCCCTTGAGGTAGCTGCGGTAGAGCGGGATGTCCCAGAGCTTTTCCAGGATTTCCGCACCGCGCTGGAGGTCCTCGATGGTTTCAAACAGCGGAATAATGTCCAGGCTCCCCACGAGGGTGGAGTCCTGGCAGCGCAGCAGGCCAACCTCCTTGAGCAGGATCATCGGTTCCAGGATGTCGCTGACGGATTCGGCCATGGAGATGATGCTGTGGGGCACCATCTCGGTGCCGTAGCGCTCCACGGCCGCCGCGGCTTGTCTGACAATTCCCAGCTCGCGGACGGTCTCCTCGCTCAGCTCCACCTTTCCGGCGGGCACGAGGGGCCGGGGGCTCGACAGCTCGGCGACCAACAGCGCGATCTTGTCCTCTTCATTCAACGCCTCATAGTCGGGGGTGACGTGGGAGAGCCGGAACAGTTCGCTCAGGATTGCGCTGTAGCTTTCCGAGTTTTGCCGCAGGTCAATCGAGTAGAGGTGGAATCCGAAGGTGTCCACCGCGCAGATGAGCCGGGCCAGCCGGTCATCGGCAATGATGGCGTCTCCGCCCGCCCGCAGGGACGTATCAATGATCCCCAGGTCACGGCGGAAGTCCGCGACGCTGTCGTAGGGCCGGTGGTCCTGGTACCAGCTGCCTTCCACCGCATCGGGGTTGATGCGGTCTGCCTCCGTGGCCAGAATGCGGCCCCGGACGCCGTGGATGGCGCGCCGGTAGGGCTCGTCGACACGGCTGGGAACGTCATTGTGCCCGCGATCCGCCAGGTCATACAGCTCGGCGCTCATCTGCGTCATGCGGTCCGACAGGCTGAGTTCATGCTCAAGCTTGTGCAGTTGGCGCTGGTAGTAGCGCAGCACCGTCTGGGCCGCCCGCCAGGAGGCATAGTCCACCGTGGCGTGGGTGACGTAGGGGTTGCCGTCGTGATCGCCGCCGATCCAGGATCCGGGGCGCACGATGGCGTGGGTTCCGGTATCCACGCCGAGGCTGCGCAGGTGATTACGCACGTCCAGGTTGAGGCGCGGGATCTCCTCGAGCAGGCTGAGCTTGTAGTAGCGCAGGCCCACTTCGATCTCGTCTTCGATGCGCGGCCGGGCCACCCGAATCAGGGCCGTTTGCCACAGCAGCGTCAACCGCCGGGAAATATCGTGATCGATGCGATCAAGCTCGCGCTCTGTCAGCGCGTTGCGCGGCTGGCGCAGCACCTCATGGCGGCGGCGCATGAGCCGGCCGATGTGGCTTTGGGCATCAAAGACCGTGCGCCGCCGCGTTTCCGTCGGGTGGGCGGTGAGCACCGGGGCCACCAGCATGTGGGGCACGGCGTCGGCCAATTCTTGCGGGCTTTGTCCGGCGCGCTCCAGGGCTGCCCACGTCGCCCCGAGGGTCGCCGGGGCCGCCGGTTTGCCCTCCTGCGCGCGCCGCAGCTGGTCCGCTTCATCGTTGAGGTCCTCGGCCAGGTTCGCCATGAGGGCAAAGGTGCTAAAGGCGCGAATGACGGGTGCCGCGTCCTGGGGTTTGATGCCCTCGAACATGGCCCGGAGATCGTCAATATCGGCCTCCTGGCGGGCGACGGAAAACGCCAGTTGGCGCGCGCCCTCCACCAGCTCGAAGACCTCCTCGCCTTCCTGCGAGGCGATGACGTCACCGAGCAAACGTCCCAGGTGTCTAATGTCTTCTTGGAGACATTGCGCGGAACGCGAAAGCTCTTCTTCCACGGGAAATACCATCCTTATCCAACACAGTATGTGCCAGTGATTGCGGCCCTTTTCAAGGCCTGTGAGCCCACAAAACCCCCGAGGCACGTGCGTAGCGCTCGGGGGCTTGTGCGGCGGGTGCCGGCGAGACTAGCGCACCGTTCCGGCAGCGTTCGCGGCCAGCTTGGCAAACGCCTCACCATCGAGGGAGGCGCCGCCGACCAGACCACCGTCAACGTCGGGCTGCCCGACGATCTCAGCGACCGTTTCGGCCTTGACGGACCCACCGTAAAGGATGCGTATCGACGCCGCGGTCGGGGCGTCGGCAAGCTCCTCCAGCAGGCCACGGATCGCGTGGCAGACTTCCTGCGCATCGGCGGCCGAGGCCACCTTGCCGGTGCCAATGGCCCACACGGGCTCATAGGCGATGACCACGCGCTCCAGCTCGTCCTTGCTCAGGCCGGCCAGGGAGTTGCGGGTCTGCTCCACCACGTAGTCCACGTGGGTGCCCTTCTCCCGGATCTCCAGCGGCTCGCCCACGCACACGATGGGGCTGATGCCAGCGCCCAGCGCGGCCTTCGCCTTGGCGGCAACCAGCTCGTCCGACTCCTGGTGGTATTCCCGACGCTCCGAGTGGCCCACCACGACCCAGGAGCATCCCAGGCGCGCGAGCATAGCGGCGGACACCTCACCGGTGTAGGCGCCGGACTCGTGCCCAGAGACATCCTGCGCGCCATAGGTGATGGCCAGCTTGTCTCCCTCGACGAGGGTTTGCACGGAACGCAGATCCGTGAACGGCACGGTCAGCGCCACATCCACGGCCTCGTAGTACTCCTTGGGCAGAGCGAAGGCCAGCTTCTGCACGGTGGCAATGGCCTCCAGATGGTCCAAGTTCATCTTCCAGTTGCCGGCAATCAGCGGCTTACGTGCCATAGTGGGGCACCTTTCGTTGTGCTTGTAGGAAACAGCAGTGCTAGGCGGGCTGGGCGCTTAGGCGTTGAGAACTTCCACGCCCGGCAGGTCCTTGCCCTCCAGGAACTCGAGGGAGGCGCCGCCACCGGTGGAAATGTGGGAGAAGCCGTCCTCGTCAAGACCCAGCGCGCGCACGGAGGCTGCGGAGTCGCCGCCGCCCACCACGGAGAACGCGCCCTTGGCGGTCGCGTCGATGATGGCCTGGGCCACCCCGGCGGTGCCGGCGGAGAAGTTCTCAAACTCGAACACGCCCATGGGCCCGTTCCAGAAGACCGTGCGGGCCTGCGCCAGCACCTCGCCAAAAGCCTCCACCGACTTCGGTCCGATGTCCAGCGACTGCCAGCCCTCCGGGATACCGTCGAGCTCCACGATGGTGCGCTCGGCGTCGTTGGAGAAGCCGTCCGCGGCGGTCAGGTCGACGGGCAGGACGATCTTGTCTCCAAAGCGCTCCAGCAGGTCCTTGCAGGTGTCCACCATCTCCTCCTGGAGCAGGGACTTCTGCGTGTTGTAGCCGCGGGCAGTCAGGAAGGTGTAGCACATGCCGCCGCCGATGATGAGCTTGTCCGCCTTCTGGGCCAGCGCCTCGATGACGCCGAGCTTGTCGGAGACCTTCGAGCCACCGAGGACTACCACGTAGGGCTTCTCCGGAGCCTGGGCAACCTTCTCCAGCACGGAGACTTCCTTGTTCACCAAGTAGCCGGCGTACGCGGGCAGGCGCTTGGCAACGTCGTAGACGGAGGCCTGCTTGCGGTGCACCACGCCGAAGCCATCGGAGACGAAGGCGCCGTTGTCGGCGGCCAGGGCCACCAGCTCGTCGGCGAAGGCGCCGCGCTCTGCCTCATCCTTGGAGGTCTCGCGGGGATCGAAGCGCACATTTTCTACCAGCAGCACGTCGCCGTTGTTCAGGCCGTTGGCGCGCTCGTGGGCGTCCTCGCCGACGACGTCGCTAGCCAACGCGACGTACTGGCCGAGCGCCTCGGACAGCGCCTCTGCCACCGGCTTGAGCGAGTACTTCTCATTGACCTCGCCCTTCGGCCGGCCAAGGTGCGCGGTGACGATGAGCTTGGCGCCCCCGCCGATAAGCGCCTTGAGGGTGGGAAGGGAGGCAGTGATGCGACCGGGGTCGGTGATCTCGCCGGCGTCGTTAAGCGGAACGTTGAAGTCCGAGCGCACCAGGACGTGGCGGCCCTCGACGCCCTCCTTGAGCAGGTCATCAACAGTCTTGATAGCCATGAAAACTCCTCAATAAAACAAGTCGTGGGTGCAGCCTGCCCGGACGGGAGCGCCCGGATGCTGCGAAAGAAAACGGCCCGGGAGTACGTGTGCCGAGGCACACCCCGGGCCGCAGGGTTTATGCTGGGGGTACAACGCGAGCGCTCTACCCCGCGACGTGCACCTTAGAGCTTGGAGGCAACCAGCTCGGTCAGGCGCAGCAGCTGGCAGGTGTAGCCCCACTCGTTGTCGTACCAGGAGACGACCTTGACCTGGTCGCCGATGACCTTGGTCAGGCCGGCGTCGAAGATGGAGCCGTGGGAATCGGTGACGATGTCGTGGGAGACCAGCGGATCCTCGGTGTAGCCCAGGGTCTCGTTGGCAGCTTCCTTGATGGCGGCGTTGACCTCTTCAACCGTGGTCTCGCGGGAGGCGGTGAAGGTCAGGTCCGTGGCGGAGCCGGTGATCACCGGGACGCGCAGGGCGTAGCCGTCAAGCTTGCCCTTGAGCTCCGGGAGCACCAGGGCCACGGCCTTGGCGGCACCGGTGGAGGTGGGCACGATGTTCACGGCGGCGGCGCGGGCACGACGCAGGTCCTTGTGGGGAGCGTCGTGGAGGCGCTGGTCGCCGGTGTAGGCGTGCACGGTGGTCATCAGGCCACGCTCGATGCCGAACTTGTCATTGAGCACCTTGGCCATCGGGGCCAGGCAGTTGGTGGTGCAGGACGCGCCGGAGATGACGTTGTGCTTCTCCGGGTCGTAGTCCTCGTGGTTGACGTTGTAAACGAAGGTCGCGTCCTCGTTCTTCGCCGGAGCGGAGATGATGACCTTCTTGGCGCCGGCCTCGATGTGGGCCTTGGCGTCGTTGGCGTCGGTGAAGAACCCGGTGGACTCGATGACGATGTCCACGTTGTGGGAGGCCCAGTCAAGGTTCTTGGGCTCACGCTCGGCGGAGACGGCGATGCGCTTGCCACCAACGGTGATGGACTCATCATCGTGCTCGATGTCCTGATCCAGCTTGCCCAGGATCGAGTCATACTTCAGCAGGGTGGCCAGCGTCTTGTTGTCGGTCAGATCATTGACCGCGACGATCTCCAGGTCCTCGCTACGCTCCAGAACGGCGCGGAAGAAGTTGCGGCCGATGCGGCCAAAGCCGTTGATGCCAACACGAATGGTCACGTTGTTTCTCCTCTAGGTTGAGAGTGGTGTCCAGAGGGGCGATCCCACTTAACTCACCAGCCTGGTGCCGGTAGGTAAGCAGTCGCGCTCTGCCTCACACGGACGAGTGTACCGACCCCGCGCCCGTATTGCAGCCTTCCTATGCCCGAAACTGGACCGGAAGGCCACCGTTTCTCAACGTTTCGGGCTCAAACGGATATGAAACGGACATTGCTTGTGCGGACAATGTCGGGAAACCCTGGCCCACCCCCGCCCCGCGGGGTGCAGCCGCCCCCGTTAAGGGGGACATAACTTAAGGTATTCACCCCGGAGTACATCTTCCATACCTAAGTGTGTTCTTCATCACACCTGGCAGTCGGGGGCGATGTAGCAAACACCACCCCACCGCCCGCCGCAGCACCCCCACTGGGATCCGGCCTATTCCGGGTCCAAAAGGTCGTCCGTCACCGCCGCCGCGGTGCCCTCAATCCCCAGCTCCTCGGCGCGCCGATCGGCCATAGACAGCAGGCGCCGAATCCGCCCGGCGATCGCATCCTTGGTCATCGCGGGCTCAGCAAGCCGGCCCAGCTCCTCCAACGAGGCCTGCTTGAAGCGCACCCGCAACTGCCCCGCCTCAGCCAAATGCTCCGGAACATCATCGGCCAAAATCGCCATCGCGCGTTCCACCCGCGCCGCCGCGGCAACAGCCGCGCGCGCCGAACGACGCAGATTCGCGTCATCAAAATTGACCAACCTGCTCGTTGTCGTCTGCGCCTGCTGCGCGCGCCGCGCCTCATCCCACCGCAGGCACGTCCGATACGCCCCCATGCGATTAAGCAAGACCACAATGCCCTCCGCGTCCCGGACGGCAAAGCGCTCCTCTCCCCGAGTCTCGCGCATCCGCGCCGTCAGCCCCAGGCGACGCACGCACCCCACCAAGGCCTGGCCCGCCACCGTCTCCGGGCACTCCACCTCCAGCGCGCTCGAACGCGCCGGATCAGACAGGCTGCCGCGGGCAAGCACAGCCCCCCGCAACGCTGCATCGATCACCGAGATCGGGCCGTTGATGATCATCAACGGCAGCCCGCGCACCGGCTCGCCACTGCGGGTGATCAGGCCCAGCCGGCGCACCATCTCCGCGGACCCAGAACCCATGTGCACGCTAAACTGCGCGGCCTTGCGCCCCGCGACCGGAGGAATGGAAACGGTGCGCACCGGGACGTCGAAAAGCGAGGACACCAGACGAGACAGATGCCGAGCCACGCAGGCATACGGGGTCTCCACGCTCAACGTCAACACCCCAGAGCGCTGCTCCCACTGCCCGCCCATGCGCAACAGCCCGGCAAGCTCCGCCATCCGGTCACCCTGGCGATGCGTCTCCACCGCCGCTAGCTCGTCGATCATCGACGCGGTCAAACTCACCTCGGATACGCTCCCTTTCGCCTCACAGACTCCACCTGATGCCCCGGCTGGCACCTCGCCACAACCGGAACAGACACCGCGCGCGCCGACATCATGCCGAACCCAACCGTCTCACATCCCGCAAAGCTGCAGCGAGCTTAGCCGGATCGTGCCGATTGCGCCGGCGACCGTCCGAATCAACCTCCTCGACGTCACGGTAAACCACCTGCGCACCCAAGCGCTGTGCAGCGCGCTGCAAATACGCCTTCTCACTGCTACTGAGCTGCGCACCGCGATCCACCATGATCCAATCCACGCGCAAGCCCGGAGCATGCTGCGCGAGCATATGCAGGTGCCGCTCCGAGGAAAAGCCCTGCGTCTCCCCCGGCTCAGCAGACAGATTCAACACCACAACCTTGACTGCCGACGCCGCCGTCATCGCCTCCACCAACTCCGGAATCAGCAAGTGCGGAATCACCGAAGAAAACCAGGATCCCGGGCCCAGGGTAATCATGTCCGCCGCCGCAATAGCATCCAGCACATGGGCATTGACCTGTGGATTTTCCGGAATGAGGCGGACGCGCCGCACCGAGCCGGGAGTCGACGCCACCGCGACCTGACCGCGCACCGGACGCACGATCCGCGGATCATTGTCCAAGCCGGCCACATCGGCCTCAATATCCAACGGCTCCAAGCACACCGGCAACACGCGGTCACTCGATCCGGTCAAGGCGCCCACAATATCCAGCGCCTGCTGGGTATCGCCCAACACCTCCGTCAGGCCAGAGATGACCAGGTTGCCCAAGGCATGCCCCGCCAAGGCGCCGTTGCCGCCAAAGCGGTGCTGCAACGCCTGCGCCCACATCCGACCGGACTCATCCTCGCCCGCCAAGGCGGCCAACGCCATGCGCAAGTCGCCGGGCGGGATCATGGCAAGCTCGCGGCGGATGCGCCCCGAAGAACCGCCATCATCAGCCACCGTGACCACCGCGACGATCCCCTCGGCACCTGATAGCCGGCCCGCGCGCAAGGTCTGATAGAGCCCGTGCCCCCCGCCCAGACTCACCAATAGCCCCATATCTCCGGCGCCGCGAGCACCATGCTGGGTCATCGAATCCTCCGGGGCCGGGTAGTGCGGATCAGCATCCACCGCGGTTACCGCCTTTCTGCCTAATCTTCGTGGTGTCTAGCTCCAAGGGCACAGACACTCGTGTGTCTTCTTGACGCAGCCCGATGCGGGGTCAGGATGGGCGACGGGCCAGCACACAACCCGCGCATGACGCTGCGCGCGCAGCAGCATGCAGCCCACGGTGCAGCCTTAAGCGCAACCAATAAGCGCCGCATCATCCCTTTCTACCCAAACACTCATTGCCCTGAGCCACCCAGCCGCCCCCTCAAAAGGGGCCGGGTCCCGTACAGTGCGCGCGGCGCATGCTGTGCCACGCGCGCACAACTCCTGGTCGCTCCGGTCTGGTCCGGCACACGAGCGCGCCCGCGTCCCGGAACCCGCCTTGCGGCACGGCTGGGCA
Above is a genomic segment from Corynebacterium uberis containing:
- the ppc gene encoding phosphoenolpyruvate carboxylase, whose product is MVFPVEEELSRSAQCLQEDIRHLGRLLGDVIASQEGEEVFELVEGARQLAFSVARQEADIDDLRAMFEGIKPQDAAPVIRAFSTFALMANLAEDLNDEADQLRRAQEGKPAAPATLGATWAALERAGQSPQELADAVPHMLVAPVLTAHPTETRRRTVFDAQSHIGRLMRRRHEVLRQPRNALTERELDRIDHDISRRLTLLWQTALIRVARPRIEDEIEVGLRYYKLSLLEEIPRLNLDVRNHLRSLGVDTGTHAIVRPGSWIGGDHDGNPYVTHATVDYASWRAAQTVLRYYQRQLHKLEHELSLSDRMTQMSAELYDLADRGHNDVPSRVDEPYRRAIHGVRGRILATEADRINPDAVEGSWYQDHRPYDSVADFRRDLGIIDTSLRAGGDAIIADDRLARLICAVDTFGFHLYSIDLRQNSESYSAILSELFRLSHVTPDYEALNEEDKIALLVAELSSPRPLVPAGKVELSEETVRELGIVRQAAAAVERYGTEMVPHSIISMAESVSDILEPMILLKEVGLLRCQDSTLVGSLDIIPLFETIEDLQRGAEILEKLWDIPLYRSYLKGRGDTQEVMLGYSDSNKDGGYFAANWALYRGELQLVDACARRNIRLRLFHGRGGTVGRGGGPSYDAILAQPKGAVSGSVRITEQGEIISAKYGTEETARRNLEALVAATLESTALDVNDLDDPTRAYEVMEWLSQASQEHYGALAHEDPGFIQYFTQSTPVREIGSLNIGSRPSSRKQTESLDDLRAIPWVLSWSQSRVMLPGWYGVGTAIKRWLDAGDDRDARLTELQQLYQNWPFFNSVLSNMAQVMSKAEMGLARLYSQLVDAPEVADRIYSCICTEYELTRDMYSEITQTDDLLGDNPQLSRSVRSRYPYLLPLNIIQVELMRRYRNGDESDEVASGIQLTMNGLATALRNSG
- the tpiA gene encoding triose-phosphate isomerase yields the protein MARKPLIAGNWKMNLDHLEAIATVQKLAFALPKEYYEAVDVALTVPFTDLRSVQTLVEGDKLAITYGAQDVSGHESGAYTGEVSAAMLARLGCSWVVVGHSERREYHQESDELVAAKAKAALGAGISPIVCVGEPLEIREKGTHVDYVVEQTRNSLAGLSKDELERVVIAYEPVWAIGTGKVASAADAQEVCHAIRGLLEELADAPTAASIRILYGGSVKAETVAEIVGQPDVDGGLVGGASLDGEAFAKLAANAAGTVR
- a CDS encoding phosphoglycerate kinase is translated as MAIKTVDDLLKEGVEGRHVLVRSDFNVPLNDAGEITDPGRITASLPTLKALIGGGAKLIVTAHLGRPKGEVNEKYSLKPVAEALSEALGQYVALASDVVGEDAHERANGLNNGDVLLVENVRFDPRETSKDEAERGAFADELVALAADNGAFVSDGFGVVHRKQASVYDVAKRLPAYAGYLVNKEVSVLEKVAQAPEKPYVVVLGGSKVSDKLGVIEALAQKADKLIIGGGMCYTFLTARGYNTQKSLLQEEMVDTCKDLLERFGDKIVLPVDLTAADGFSNDAERTIVELDGIPEGWQSLDIGPKSVEAFGEVLAQARTVFWNGPMGVFEFENFSAGTAGVAQAIIDATAKGAFSVVGGGDSAASVRALGLDEDGFSHISTGGGASLEFLEGKDLPGVEVLNA
- the gap gene encoding type I glyceraldehyde-3-phosphate dehydrogenase, which produces MTIRVGINGFGRIGRNFFRAVLERSEDLEIVAVNDLTDNKTLATLLKYDSILGKLDQDIEHDDESITVGGKRIAVSAEREPKNLDWASHNVDIVIESTGFFTDANDAKAHIEAGAKKVIISAPAKNEDATFVYNVNHEDYDPEKHNVISGASCTTNCLAPMAKVLNDKFGIERGLMTTVHAYTGDQRLHDAPHKDLRRARAAAVNIVPTSTGAAKAVALVLPELKGKLDGYALRVPVITGSATDLTFTASRETTVEEVNAAIKEAANETLGYTEDPLVSHDIVTDSHGSIFDAGLTKVIGDQVKVVSWYDNEWGYTCQLLRLTELVASKL
- the whiA gene encoding DNA-binding protein WhiA; the protein is MIDELAAVETHRQGDRMAELAGLLRMGGQWEQRSGVLTLSVETPYACVARHLSRLVSSLFDVPVRTVSIPPVAGRKAAQFSVHMGSGSAEMVRRLGLITRSGEPVRGLPLMIINGPISVIDAALRGAVLARGSLSDPARSSALEVECPETVAGQALVGCVRRLGLTARMRETRGEERFAVRDAEGIVVLLNRMGAYRTCLRWDEARRAQQAQTTTSRLVNFDDANLRRSARAAVAAAARVERAMAILADDVPEHLAEAGQLRVRFKQASLEELGRLAEPAMTKDAIAGRIRRLLSMADRRAEELGIEGTAAAVTDDLLDPE
- a CDS encoding gluconeogenesis factor YvcK family protein; the protein is MGLLVSLGGGHGLYQTLRAGRLSGAEGIVAVVTVADDGGSSGRIRRELAMIPPGDLRMALAALAGEDESGRMWAQALQHRFGGNGALAGHALGNLVISGLTEVLGDTQQALDIVGALTGSSDRVLPVCLEPLDIEADVAGLDNDPRIVRPVRGQVAVASTPGSVRRVRLIPENPQVNAHVLDAIAAADMITLGPGSWFSSVIPHLLIPELVEAMTAASAVKVVVLNLSAEPGETQGFSSERHLHMLAQHAPGLRVDWIMVDRGAQLSSSEKAYLQRAAQRLGAQVVYRDVEEVDSDGRRRNRHDPAKLAAALRDVRRLGSA